The window aggggtgcacacgggtcggttcggtccggttctggggtgaaaccgaaaCCGAACCATTCTTAATGGTTCTAGGATATTCGGAACCAAAACCGAACCGTTAGCACCctggaaccgaaccggaaccagaccatcaaaaccggttcggttccatggttttgggctttttataatccaacccaattacacgttttattttataatctagcccatgtccatttatgttgtgatccatttgatgaatggtttagatattatataaggtgtgcaaaaatacatttatggaaacaatcaaatggtgcattgtaaaccataaatcatgagtcaaatatggaaaaaaTCAAAGGGTTCCTAGTTCGGTTCCAAGtgcggttccacggttcggttctacggatcggtttaTAGTTcaattcggttctacatacctccAAACCAAGAACCGAACCAATGTAatcagttctttgatttttggaaccggaaccagtgCACTCTAGAACCAAACCAGACTGAACCGTTTGGTTGGTTctagtccggttccacggttttaCCAGTTCAACGTGCGCCCCTAGAGACAGGTGTTTCGATactaagttactttagataagctacttatgccataagtaacttatcttgatttATACTTAATCAGCATATAAGTATTTCATCCAAAAAGCAGAAAAATCATATTTGTTTCCAACATCATAAATAATTATTCTGAAAGTCGGTTTGGTTCCCTCATATCCACCGTCCATAATGGGGgccaacttttgatgtggatcattcattgcgtggccccaccttcgatgtgggttgtccatcatgcagggcccaccttgattgtgggccatccatcatgcgggtcccaccttggttgtgggtcgtccatcatgtaaggcccacctttaattgcataattcatcatgtagggcccaccatcaatattgttgtccatcatatggagcacatcttcaatatccattgcccatcatgtagagcccacttgtgatgtggactatccatcacgagggacccgccttggatatgggccactcgtcattaggccaacctttgatgtgggttgtctatcatgtggggcccaccattattaattggccATCACGTGGAgcacaccttgatgtggatcatacatcatgtggggcccaccattattaattaccCATCATGCAGggttcaccttggatgtgggtcattcatcattaggggtgtacctttgatgtggattgtccatcatatggggcccattagATCATCTACCCATTCATTGAATGATTTTTTCAATCTCATGAACATAGAAGGGGTTCATTCATGGCCATAGAAAGCATAGCATATTTCCTTAAATAATTTTCTATTTAACTGTGCCACcaatgaaaatgaaggaaataagttacttttataagttgaaaagcaataaaaaataacttataaaagcAATTtactttttctaaaaaaaaaactacttatttaagtttaataaccaaactaacttatttaagcaaaataacttattaacttacgtaagttttttaaaaaacaacttatttggtggtatccaaactagCCCTTAAGGAGCGTTTTGATTGTAAGTTATTTTACATAAGCTACTTATATATcgagtaacttatcttagtttctacttgttTAGTAGataagcatgtttggtaaacaacatacttctCAGCTAAAAAGTTTAAAAATTATGTTTTagtttccaacatcacataaatACTTATCCCTCAAGCTTGTTTAGTCCACCCttaatatccaccgtccatcatgtgggcccaacctttgATGCAATTGTTCATTATATTGGACCCACCTTGGCCCTGTCTTCattgtggaccatccaccttgtgaggcccaccgtcgATGTGAACTGGTGATCGTGCAGGGCCTACCTTAGATGTgggcattcatcattaggggccaacctttgatgtgggccatccatcatttggagcccaccttcaatgttattgtccacgTGAGGCCACCTTCCATATCCACCACCCctcatgtgtagcccacctttgatatggactgtccatcatgtgggcccatcttcaatgtgggttgtccatcatgtgaggcccactttgaatgtGTGTCATTAATCATTAGGAgcacacctttaatgtggacaatctatcatgtgggtccaccttgatgtggaccgtccattgtgtgggccccacctttgatgtggaccgcccatcatgtgaggcctcctttgacatgggccatccatcacatggagagagagagagagagagagaagttaaaAGTtggaaagcaagaaaaaaaaaaaaaaaaaaaccttaaaaaaaagtAACTTTTAAGTTACTTTCATCACATAAGTTACTTTCATAACGGTGCTTACCACACTAAAACTTAAAAAAGTAACTAATTAACTCaagttaaaaagttacttattgggTAGTAAGTATCCAAACTGGCCCTTAGCATATCGGGCCTTTCAATTGGTAGTTGGAATGTTGGATATTCGGGAGCCAAACACAAGAAAAGACTTCCATGATACTAATATATTGATCCTGACCATCCCACCAGTTCGACCTATTGGTAGTGCGACCCACATGATAAATAGTTAGTTTATTAGCCATGAACACACTGTTTTAGACATTGGTTTTTTTACTAACCCAAAAGGAAGACAAAATCCAAAATGACACCgctacaagaagaagaagaagaagaagaatatacaAAGGGCCCCGCAgaataaaatacaaaaagaaagtgaaaatttacTTACAAATACACCAAAAGAATAATAGATGATGCACCAGAAATTGAGGGACAAAAAGAAGCTAAGCATCACATCACAATGTACATGGACCAAAGAAACATTCATGCACCCACCTTTTCTGGCTTGCTTCTGCTTGCTCCCCATATCCGAATGGTGTGATCATCGCTTGCTGATGCCAGCATTCGTGGCTTTGCCAGGTTCCAGCTCACACAGTTCACTGTCTTCGAATGGCCCGGTAAGATCTCAATAAGCTTGCAGCTCTGTCGGTGCCAGATGTAGATCTGCAACGAAATGGAACACATGACTCATCAGCATCCATAAATAATAATGCGCGATAGATAAGTTCCAACTTTTCATGTGTataatccaatctgtccaatagGTTGGCGCTGCCAGAAGGACTGCCTAGTGAAAAAATTGACTCATTCCACTCATCAGGGGTGGGCCATACCGTACAGAACAATGGATAACAACTGATATAACATAGaaatacaggtgtggcccactgcatAAGGTGATCTCATGGTGAGGCCAACCTTTTGCGCAGATgttcctccctccctccctgcACACTGCATAAGGTGATCCTTATGGTCAGGCTGACCTTTTAGGCGGGACATCCCTCCCTCGCTCCCTCCCTCTACACATATGCATGCATCATATATCCACACatatgcacatgcatgcatgagCACACATTTCTAAAAGAATGGCATGTCCCATGTGGGATGTTCATGTTCATAGCAAAAGCAGTAAGAAGAATATAAACAGAAACGTACCTGTGAATTCTCACTACCACTGGCAATGAATGCACAATCTGACCCACCAAAGCAGGACCGTATCACGTACTGCCCTTGCTTGTGGCCTGTGTACTTAAATGGTGCGTCCCACTTCCCAGCTACATCCCACATATGGATCTCTTGACTGTTGAGATTGACAATAAGAAACCGACTATCCTTGGAAACAGAGAGCGATGTGATCGGGGAGTCCTCTGAGATGAACCTTTCAGTCCTTGTTTGGAAGTTATATATTTGAATCTCTTTCTCATCACAGACGATGATCAGATGCTCCCCATCCGGTGTCACAACCAGGTCAGAGACCTTTGGCACCCTCACTCCCCTCCAAGCATCCAGCTCATTGCCTTGAATGTCCCACGTGTAGATGCACTTGTCAGGGTTGCAGCTGCCACTAACTAGCCGCTTTGAGTCAGGGAACCATGCACATGAGCTGACAATGGGGCTCCGCTCACCGAACGTGTGCTTGCATGTGCCTGTCTCCACATCCCATAGTTTGAGGACTTCTTCATTGCCACATGTGAGAAGCATTGTGTCGTCAGGGCTCCATGATACGAAGGAAACAGGGTTCCGGTGGCTGCGCAGGATGTGCTTCAACAACACAGTGCCTTCTGATACCTGAAAGATTCAGGCACTACAATCAGAAAACAAAAGCTTTTAAAGCCATTCTGCTTCTAGTTTGCATGAGTAGGAGCTCCTTAGACCGACTTTATATCGTTATGCATTTTAAGTTGCATTCAGATGCACAAGCAAATTGAATCATGAACGTTCAGTAGAAGCATTCATAACGAGCAACCAGCCCTCAGATTGCAAGTATGTTCCTTTCAAATCCAACTTGgaagcatagtttaaaaactcgagTCAGTGGTCATTCGGGTTGGGTCAACTCAGAGAATTGACCAGACTCATTTCTTAATAATCATAAATTTTTATATTTACAATTATAAATAGtatttaaaaaatttaagttaatataaggattataaaataagaaaactacCAACAAACAGCTTTGTAGAAGGCATCACTACCTCTCTAGAGGACGTCAGTCAATTCTTGTTAACTACATTTTTCCATTTTCAATAAAGACTAATTTtacaagccgagtgactcagctCAAGTCACTGCAAGTTGCGTCGAGTTGACTGAGTTTGCAAGTCGACTCAAGGCGAGTTGATTCGTCatagtttcaagttgagtcagtgagttttagaactatgtttGGAAGTAATGCAATTGCACTTTGGAGCACAAACCCTCAAAATATGAAGGCTATGGAAGGAcattgcaatttggtcatttcaatTCTAGTTGACTGACAATTGCAATTCAAtcggatagtgcatccaaacacactgtTGAATGTTGGTGTGAATCAATTTGAGCAGGCATCCCGAATACTGATGCTTAGAAATTATATGGATCAAAAGACCAATAAACCATTCTTGCATGCGCTCCAATTTAAGTGATGTTGGGCACAGATGAATGGTCCCTAGAAAATGTGAGCATAAGATAAAATGGCAATTAGGGTAGTATAAAGTCAGCTTTGACCATGTGGCAATATCATCCTACGGATCAAATCTCAAATACCATCACGGAAAATTAAATTGAGTTTCTTAAGCAGTTGAATTTAGTTAAACATCTATAGATTTGATACCTGATGATCCTCTTCTAGTTGCTCAGCCAAGCTCACAAACCCAAAACAAGAGCTTGCAAAAGGGATATTCTGAACTAAATAGATCTCTGGTTATGAATTTAGAGCCTTCCAATTTAGGGAGAGTACATGAGTACATAGGCCTATGAACATTTGCTAATTGTTCATTCTAAAGAATGGGGTCCATCACCACACTTGTTCCTAAATGGAAGCTAATGTCATGCCGTTCTAGATTGAAGAAAAAGCCCCAACGGCCAATTGATGACTTGGGAAAGTTACCGAGTGGTCACATTTCTTCTAGCTGATTACTGCCTCTTCTCAACTCATTACCAACTGATATGGTCAGTATACAGAAACTGAATGGTCaagctgatgcaggacaattaaccacttgctctaaaagcttgaattgatagagcatggcgaatcaatccctttatctcatagcccaggccccacatcccatgagttaggacctcggccaaacccccctcatgggccccacttcacatgggttccgctccacacgagccacccgcctcacacgagtcacttgcatcacacgggccgcccaccctgagtgtgcccttgcatcccacaggccaccccactcgagcctggtgggAAAATGTCCCTGCATGACAAGCTCTACCTATTCATAAAGAATCTTTTTTCCAATTAAAATAATTGGAAACAAACATTCGTCGCTTTCTTTCCATGTAAGAAAATTGGCCCAACTGAGCTCTTAAGATTATGTTCCATTAGGACCAGATCCTTAGCAATGTATTCGGTTTCCAAAATAGTCGATCCAAATTGACTTGGTTACTTGCTGTAGTAGGTGCTAGCAACCTGCAAAGAAGTTCGTGAGATGTAGTTCCAATGTTACCTCTTGCAAAAGGAGGCCAGTTGATGCAAAGGTTGTATCAATAACAAGAAGAGAGATAGGTCACTGGAAGTGATGACAAATGGTAGAGATGGGGAGGAgtatctaaaaatagaagaatggGTCTCTATTTTAGGAAAGTCTTTATGTTGCGCAAATTACTGAAAGTTTCTCATCCATTTTTTTACAGCAGGAAGTCTTCTATTTATAATTGTTTCCATACTAGAAAGACTAATGATGATAAAGTTTCCACTTCATAAAGATAATATTcatagaagtttctatgttaagGAAGTTTCTAATTTGACCTAATTTGATAGGGAGAGGGTTGCATGGTATCCTGTTGTTGTCTTAAAAAAGTATGCATTGAGAAGATATGGGTGTGCACAAGAAGATTCGGGCATGGCCATGGTGGAGAAATTGGTGGGTTCCTTTTTCatggtaggtttaggttaaatggTCAAATGTAGACAGTATCTCGGAAAAGCTTTGAGCAGGTGTAGAATAGGTTCCCTGAACACCACACTGCTGGTTAAAAGGGCTTTTGTATGATGTGAAGAACTGGGTCGGGACATATTCGGCAAACATGTATTGGTGGGCACCTGGCTAGTCTTTACAACCAACTACTTGAGCATGCACTTTCCATTTTTTATTTGATGATAGGCAGCCGGTTGTAAATTTTTTTGCCAAtttaccatttaaaagccaaccccaaattatTGGGAGAAAGACCAAGATTCAGATGAAGATGGTGGTGGTGGTTATGCAGATTAAGAACTTGTGTCTCAATCTAAATCTCGGTAGGCAGAGGGATCTGAATTTGGATATGAATCAGCATCAATGATTGGGGTTGGGGATCTTGATCAGCCTAGTAAAAGTATATGGCTGGATCCATGGAGGATGGTGTTtggtttcttttccttttgtaGCATGATAGGTCTTGTATATACTTCAAAATTTCAGATCTTGCAAATGGAACCACAGCTCTGCTGTCCTAGATCTCCTTCTCTAACTCCGATATTgtttgaaaaatgatattttgctacatctcattcatcatcatcatcatctaagccttatcccaactaattagggtcagctacatgaattctGTTATTCCATTCCACTATAtcggccataacttcaattaaaccttagctcatcaagtcttttcttactaactCCAACCAcatcccttgcccttttagagccttcaactcgtACCAATTCACTCCTCCTAACCGGCACAGTTCATggactccattgcacatgaccaaaccatctcagTCTacttttccctcatcttatttaCTATCaatgctactcctaagttccctcaaatgcattcttttctaattccatccttcctcatcttgccactaatCCATCTAACATCCTCAATTCAGCTACAGTCAACCTATGAAAATGTTGTTCTTTGACTGCCCACCATTTTGTCCTATAAAGCATgtctggtcttatagctatcttatAAAACATCCCTTTGTTAGAAAGGTACaagacaatcacataaaactcaagAGGCACATCTCCATGTCTTCCACCCAGCTTGTATTCTATGGGTAACAACATCCTTCTCGATCTTCgaactctcatgaattatcaactCAAGATGTTGAAAATGGCCATtttggaaacttcttggtcagcaatcttaactaattcttcgtttccactcctattgttactaaaattgcattccatatgcTCTGCAACCACCATTCATTATCATTTTGCTACATCTCATTCTTTTATTGAAATATTGATACAATGCATATAGAAGGCACATGCTTCTATTGTCAGGATTTATGATGATACTCATGGCAATTCACACCAGTGGCCAGCCTGACACAACCCTCCTaatggcaatgagagcacaaaactcagGCGCTACGTAACATTCTATGACataggctttaaaaaaaaaaaaaaaaaactgttttatTGATTAAACAACCGAAAGGTCAAATAATTACAAATCAGCCCAATCATTACAAGAAAGGATGTACCTGCTTGGGGCAGGAGACACCGACACCCATTCAATTACATCGCTTTTTGCCCTGTTGAAAACCCCCATGATATTCCCTATTGCTCCTTTCCCGCCATATCTTCCACAGGCCAGCAAACAAAGCCATTCTCCAGATTCTCCTACCTTCCTTGCCTATCCCTTCGCCATGCCATGACCAAAATTGACTTTGGCATCACCACACCACCCCAAACATTGTCAAGAACATAGGTTTCCCAATGTTGAGAAGAAGAAACAGCCCATATACCCTATCTATATCAACAAATAATGTGACAAAAAACAAGCAATGCTTTTCAAACTCcgtttttctttccttcctttttttttttttttaaaattatttatttatttacttctttattttgaaaagtaaatatcatgagaaagagaaagaaactgCAACCAGCTTAGGGAGTCTTTAATAAAAAAATACTTTGGAGAGAAGAAGCCTTTTTAGCTGCTATTGCTGCATTGATGATAGGCCACAAGGCAAACGGAATAGCATAATCCATTTAACATCTATTGTTACAACATATAGAACTTGTACCATACCGTCCATATAATAGCAGTGCAATCACTTGAAGAGGAAGCCAAATACTCCCCATTATTTGAAAACTGTACAAACCAAACTTCATTCTCATGCTGATCTAATATCTGCACACAAGAAGAGAAAATATCAAACTATATGCTGCATATGTTCGTATGATAAAATAAAACAACCATGACAAGAACAGCTAAGAAATGCTAATAATTAAATAAGAGCAACTAAATCACATAGATAGGGCTGGCAAGGGGCAGGCCTGCTGTTGGTTCAGGCCCAAATTTTTAACAAGTTATGCCgggccaggcctattcaaaacATTGACTTTGCCTGGCCCAGGCCCGGCTCATTGCCAGCCCTACCTACAGAAGTTGAAAGCAATATGAAGAACCCGGCCATCAATTTATCAAGTATATGATTTGGAATAGTTGTTGGATGATATGCAAATAGCTGGGCTACATTGTAGGTTTGGCATGTAATCAGCATTTGGTAAGTAATAATATGCGTGGGCAGGCTCCCTACTATTCCCAACAAGCAACTACTTGAGCATTCCTTTCCACTTTTGGTAAGATGGTGATAAACTTATGTGCCTCAGCGCCAACTTGGGTGCACGTCTTTATTACTCAGTGGGGTAAACGTGTGTTGATGCACTTCCTACTATTCCCTGCAGCTAACTTGAGCATGACCTTTTCACTTTTGGTCCGATGGAGATACATTTGTGTGCTCTAAAAGGATAGTGCTCAGAGGGCTCGCATGACAGTGCATGCTCTAGGcataattttttgaaatttcccctTCGGGGTAGTGTCAATAGTTGTGTTAAAGTGCAGTGTCGGGACTGATTATGTTGACATGTGACTTGTGTTACCAATCATGTATCAGTTGGTTCCTTGCAATCTTGAGCAGCCAGTCACCTAAGCATGACCATGTGTGTGGTGGGTTTTTCTAGCTTAGTGGTTTGCCTAGCAACTACACCTCCATGACCCTACTTTGCTTGCTCACACTTTGGGGAGTGCATGCAATAGTTGGGTTGTGGGAATACTGGGTGGGATCATattggcatgtgagtggtgtcaatGTGAGTCGTTGTCATTGCCGTTTCCAATAGCCCTAGTAAAagagttcatatatatatatatatataaagagagagagagagagagagagagagagagagagagagagagagagagagagctggcaaGAGGGGGTTTGTGAAAGAGGAAGGTCATCTAAAGGGCAGCTGATCTTAGAACTTTTGCCAATCAATTATCTACCACGTACCATTTAAAATTCAACGGTACTTAAATATGTTAGTTCAATGTGTTTACACCCATTTCCGGCACCCTGACGTGGACCAATGTAAAGCAGCCACGTGTTGACACTACGGCTTTAGTACTCACGAAAATCCTACTCGTGCTCGAAGATATCTTCAATTGATCTTCTTTCGACCATACGTATTCCACTATTAATGCGGAGGCACAGACCCTTACGCATACCTTTAAGGGAGCAAACAATTGCATGCCACGATTAAACGAGCCAATTACTGCGGCAGTGTGCTAAGCACATTTATAAAAGACCCACTGAGAGAACGTATCCGATCATAGATCTAGCTATAATACGATCGGCGAGGCCGTCTCTTACAgtccttccaaaatgggagatctttcTAGAAATGTTTGGAGAGTCTGCGACGTTCGAGAATGTTCCGAATATCTGAAGATTGAATCCATGTCCAAGCAAATCTCTAGCTATGGTTCGGATCCAACTAAGGAGAAAGCAGACATAAGGTAGAATGGGTCCAAGCCATACATTAATCGGAATTAAAAGAATGGGAGAGCTCAATGAAGGATCTGACCCATCCGATAACAGATCAGTATTAGGTGGATCTGGTCCATCCAACACCATGATTGGAAGAGACAGAGAGACCATCCAAATGAGTGGCCATGATCGATTTGATGTCCAGGATCAACGGTAGAGATTCTCCTGATT is drawn from Magnolia sinica isolate HGM2019 chromosome 5, MsV1, whole genome shotgun sequence and contains these coding sequences:
- the LOC131245752 gene encoding WD repeat-containing protein WDS homolog — its product is MENYNSPTLGPKGMIRRTEFVRIIIQSLYSLGYKKAASLLESESGISCVSPELSSIQSQILDARWDDCIRTLNSISDLVEETRASASFLVFRQCLLELLNSGDESSALRVLQKRISPLRVDRKRVHMLACDIISLEEIGSGGKDGMSSIGELRRRLLTELEGLLPPPITLPESRLKHLVETAVTIQREACLYHNSTGTISLYEDHCCTRDQIPTETVQILDQHENEVWFVQFSNNGEYLASSSSDCTAIIWTVSEGTVLLKHILRSHRNPVSFVSWSPDDTMLLTCGNEEVLKLWDVETGTCKHTFGERSPIVSSCAWFPDSKRLVSGSCNPDKCIYTWDIQGNELDAWRGVRVPKVSDLVVTPDGEHLIIVCDEKEIQIYNFQTRTERFISEDSPITSLSVSKDSRFLIVNLNSQEIHMWDVAGKWDAPFKYTGHKQGQYVIRSCFGGSDCAFIASGSENSQIYIWHRQSCKLIEILPGHSKTVNCVSWNLAKPRMLASASDDHTIRIWGASRSKPEKVGA